In Schistocerca serialis cubense isolate TAMUIC-IGC-003099 chromosome 3, iqSchSeri2.2, whole genome shotgun sequence, the following proteins share a genomic window:
- the LOC126471358 gene encoding piggyBac transposable element-derived protein 2-like has translation MDVQCAVQFLDPPSEERSPLQYFESFIDETIIDNLVAQTNLYSTQVLGPSINTSANEIRQFIGIHLLSGIVSEPSYKMYRANETSHSQIADVMQLCRFYKLRRYFHVNDNANMLPRDDPHHDKLFKVRPFLDQLKNNFLKTKAEEYDSIDELIIPLKSHTSLRQYIKSQPLKSGIKVFAQAGVNGYIYDFEVYVAKATNTASNPELGMSGNAVIRLIENLPRHANFKLFMDNWPTPFNLAVKLRNE, from the coding sequence ATGGATGTTCAGTGTGCTGTGCAGTTTTTGGATCCACCAAGTGAAGAACGTTCTCCCCTCcaatattttgaaagttttattgATGAGACCATAATTGACAATTTAGTAGCGCAGACAAATCTATACTCTACTCAAGTTTTAGGACCAAGTATAAACACTAGTGCCAATGAAATAAGACAGTTCATTggcattcatttactaagtggtatTGTGAGTGAGCCGAGTTACAAGATGTATCGGGCAAATGAGACAAGCCATAGTCAGATAGCTGACGTGATGCAACTCTGTCGATTTTACAAGTTGAGGAGGTATTTTCATGTGAATGACAATGCAAATATGTTACCCAGGGATGACCCTCATCATGACAAACTGTTCAAGGTCAGGCCATTTTTAGATCAACTAAAGAACAATTTTCTAAAGACCAAAGCTGAAGAATATGACAGTATTGATGAACTTATTATTCCACTAAAATCACATACTTCTCTGCGCCAGTATATAAAATCACAGCCACTCAAATCGGGCATAAAAGTATTTGCTCAAGCTGGTGTAAATGGCTACATTTACGATTTTGAAGTGTATGTTGCGAAGGCGACAAACACTGCAAGTAATCCTGAGTTAGGAATGAGTGGAAATGCAGTGATTCGGCTGATTGAGAACTTGCCTAGGCATGCCAATTTCAAACTCTTTATGGACAACTGGCCCACTCCCTTCAACCTAGCAGTAAAGCTTAGAAATGAATGA